From one Cucurbita pepo subsp. pepo cultivar mu-cu-16 chromosome LG17, ASM280686v2, whole genome shotgun sequence genomic stretch:
- the LOC111779020 gene encoding pre-mRNA-splicing factor ISY1 homolog produces MARNEEKAQSMLNRFIALKAEEKKKPKERRPYLASECRDLAEADKWRQQIMREIGRKVAEIQNEGLGEHRLRDLNDEINKLIREKSHWERRIVELGGPNYTKYSAKMTDLEGNIVDVPNPSGRGPGYRYFGAAKKLPGVRELFEKPPELRKRRTRYDIYKRIDASYYGYRDDEDGVLERVEGPSEERIRAEAVEEWQRMEEIRKEAKRAVKSGEVASVVNVAAKEVLFEEEEEVVEEERRREREMKENLDKEREFVVHVPLPDEKEIEKMVLEKKKMELLSKYASDMLLEEQSEAKTMLNIQR; encoded by the coding sequence ATGGCTCGAAATGAGGAGAAGGCCCAGTCGATGCTTAATCGTTTCATAGCCTTAAAAGctgaggagaagaagaaacccaaGGAACGCCGGCCTTACCTTGCCTCCGAGTGTCGTGACCTTGCAGAAGCTGACAAATGGCGTCAACAAATTATGCGTGAAATTGGTCGTAAGGTTGCAGAGATCCAAAATGAAGGCCTTGGTGAGCACCGTTTGCGAGATCTCAATGATGAAATTAACAAGCTTATTAGAGAGAAGTCACATTGGGAACGTCGTATAGTTGAGTTAGGTGGCCCTAATTATACCAAATACTCGGCCAAAATGACTGATTTGGAGGGGAATATAGTTGATGTACCAAACCCCAGTGGTCGTGGTCCTGGGTATCGGTATTTTGGTGCTGCTAAGAAGTTACCAGGTGTGAGGGAGTTGTTTGAGAAGCCTCCTGAGCTGAGAAAGCGTAGGACTCGCTATGATATATACAAGAGGATTGATGCAAGCTACTATGGCTACAGGGACGATGAGGATGGGGTTTTGGAAAGAGTGGAAGGTCCAAGTGAGGAGCGCATTAGAGCCGAGGCAGTTGAAGAGTGGCAAAGAATGGAAGAGATAAGGAAAGAAGCGAAGAGGGCAGTAAAGAGTGGGGAGGTAGCTAGCGTGGTGAACGTTGCAGCGAAGGAGGTGCTGtttgaagaggaggaggaagttgtggaagaagagaggaggagagagagagaaatgaaggaGAATTTGGACAAGGAGAGGGAGTTTGTGGTGCATGTGCCATTACCTGATGAAAAGGAGATTGAAAAGATGgttttggagaagaagaagatggaactGTTGAGTAAGTACGCTAGTGACATGCTGTTGGAGGAACAGAGTGAAGCCAAGACCATGCTCAATATACAGCGGTAG